CCCACGGGGCAGACCTGGACGCAGGGCGGGTGCACGCACTGGTTGCACAGCTTCGGGACGAAGAAGCTGCGCAGGATCGACTTGTCCGGCGCCGGATCGGGGACCGCCTCCTCGCCCGGGGCGATGGTCTTCACCGTCGTCGTTCCGTCCTTCCGGACGACGTACCGCTCCACCCACGTCCGGACGAAGAACGGCTCGCGGGGGACGTCGTTCTCGGCCTTGCACGCGTCCATGCACCGGCCGCAGCCGATGCACCTGTCCACCGCCACGCCGAACCCGTACCAGCTCCCCTTCGCCGCCGCCTCCTTCGCGATCGACCTCGCGGGGAAGAAAAGGAGCGCGACCAGCCATTGAAGGAAACGCCTCCGGCCGCTCACAGTTCCACCTCCGGCGAATGGGGGTAATGGCATTGCCAGCACACGTATTTTTCGCCGTGCGTCGCCATGTCGACCTTCGGCGCCTCCGCCGCCAGCCGGTCCCTGCCGTCCTTCGCGTG
This region of Thermodesulfobacteriota bacterium genomic DNA includes:
- a CDS encoding 4Fe-4S dicluster domain-containing protein; the protein is MSGRRRFLQWLVALLFFPARSIAKEAAAKGSWYGFGVAVDRCIGCGRCMDACKAENDVPREPFFVRTWVERYVVRKDGTTTVKTIAPGEEAVPDPAPDKSILRSFFVPKLCNQCVHPPCVQVCPVGATFRTEDGVVLVNPKTCIGCRYCIQACPYGARYLHPATRTADKCTFCYHRIGRDLLPACVEVCPTQARIFGDLNTTASPMSRFLRMNRIHVLKPALNTEPKVYYAGLDGEVR